The Corynebacterium vitaeruminis DSM 20294 genome window below encodes:
- a CDS encoding M3 family metallopeptidase: protein MTDNPLFSPSSLPFELPDFAAIRTEHYLPAFERGMRLQREEIDAICANPEPATWENTVEAWERSGRDLERVAAVFFNLHGTDSSPEMDEIAAEVAPKLAAHADSLYLNKELYQRIKDATPPEDPESRRLHDHLLRTFARRGAELSEEEMARVREINARLSVLSDAFGRNLLADTRRLAVQFDDPAELEGFSPSRIESAAEDAKALGKEGYVIPLELPSVQQAQSSLDNAASRAKLYAASLKRGAETNGEVLVEMVQLRAEKAKLLGYASHADYVIAEETAGSAEAARKLLYDLAPAAATNAVNEHKLLVEAAGEDVDGADWPYWESKVRARDYQLDEGELRKYFPLDQVLEKGVFYAAKRLYGVAVEKRNDLAGYADGVDVYEVKEESGEPIGLFLTDYFGRPSKRGGAWMSGFVEQSRLLGTKPVVINVMGLTRPADGSQPLLNLDELTTVFHEFGHALHGLLTDVCYPTFSGTNVPRDYVEFPSQINENWALDPAVVRNYAFHVDTGEPIPQELLDSIEVAKQFGQGFATTEYLAAAIIDLAWHSLSPKEAASLSAADIDAFEAHALEEAGIDVAGLAPRYRSTYFNHVFAGGYSAGYYSYLWAEVLDADGFDWFRQVEAAGLGSSPVAARAAGRRFRELVLSRGASADYNQAFENLRGREKDVHALLRRRGLAGAM, encoded by the coding sequence ATGACCGACAATCCATTGTTTAGCCCCTCGTCCCTGCCTTTCGAGCTGCCCGACTTCGCAGCGATCCGCACCGAGCATTACCTGCCCGCCTTCGAGCGCGGCATGCGGCTCCAGCGCGAGGAGATCGACGCGATCTGCGCCAACCCCGAGCCCGCGACGTGGGAGAACACCGTCGAGGCGTGGGAGCGCTCGGGGCGCGACCTCGAGCGGGTGGCGGCGGTCTTCTTCAACCTCCACGGCACCGACTCCAGCCCCGAGATGGACGAGATCGCAGCCGAGGTCGCCCCGAAGCTCGCGGCCCACGCCGACTCGCTCTACCTCAACAAGGAGCTCTACCAGCGCATCAAGGACGCGACCCCGCCCGAGGACCCCGAGTCGCGGCGCCTCCACGACCACCTGCTGCGCACCTTCGCCCGCCGCGGCGCCGAGCTGAGCGAGGAGGAGATGGCGCGGGTAAGGGAGATCAACGCGCGGCTTTCCGTGCTTTCCGACGCCTTCGGCCGCAACCTCCTCGCCGACACCAGGCGCCTGGCCGTCCAGTTCGACGACCCGGCCGAGCTCGAAGGGTTCAGCCCGTCGCGCATCGAGTCGGCCGCCGAGGACGCGAAGGCGCTCGGCAAGGAGGGCTACGTCATCCCGCTCGAGCTGCCGAGCGTCCAGCAGGCCCAGTCGAGCCTCGACAACGCTGCCTCAAGGGCCAAGCTCTACGCCGCGAGCTTGAAGCGCGGTGCCGAGACCAACGGCGAGGTGCTCGTCGAGATGGTGCAGTTGCGCGCGGAGAAGGCGAAGCTCCTGGGGTATGCCAGCCACGCCGACTACGTCATCGCCGAGGAGACCGCGGGCAGCGCGGAGGCCGCCCGAAAGCTCCTCTACGACCTAGCCCCCGCGGCGGCGACGAACGCCGTCAACGAGCACAAGCTGCTCGTGGAGGCGGCCGGCGAAGACGTCGACGGCGCCGACTGGCCGTATTGGGAGTCGAAGGTGCGCGCCCGCGACTACCAGCTGGACGAGGGCGAGCTTCGGAAGTACTTCCCGCTGGATCAGGTCCTGGAAAAGGGCGTGTTCTACGCGGCCAAGAGGCTCTATGGCGTAGCCGTCGAGAAGCGAAACGACCTGGCGGGATACGCCGACGGCGTGGACGTCTACGAGGTCAAAGAGGAAAGCGGCGAGCCGATCGGGCTGTTTCTCACCGATTACTTCGGGCGCCCCTCCAAGCGCGGCGGGGCGTGGATGTCCGGGTTCGTGGAGCAGTCCCGGCTGCTGGGCACGAAGCCGGTGGTCATCAACGTCATGGGGCTGACCCGGCCCGCCGACGGCAGCCAGCCGCTTTTGAACCTCGACGAGCTGACCACCGTGTTCCACGAGTTCGGCCACGCGCTGCACGGGCTGCTGACGGACGTTTGCTACCCGACCTTCTCCGGGACGAACGTGCCGCGCGACTACGTGGAGTTCCCCTCGCAGATCAACGAGAACTGGGCGCTCGACCCGGCCGTGGTGCGCAACTACGCCTTCCACGTGGACACCGGCGAGCCGATCCCGCAGGAGCTGCTCGACTCCATCGAGGTGGCCAAGCAGTTCGGGCAGGGGTTTGCCACCACCGAGTACCTGGCCGCGGCCATCATCGACCTCGCGTGGCATTCGCTGTCGCCGAAGGAGGCCGCGTCGCTGTCCGCGGCCGACATCGACGCCTTCGAGGCCCACGCCTTGGAGGAGGCGGGCATCGACGTGGCAGGCCTAGCGCCGCGCTACCGCTCGACGTACTTCAACCACGTCTTCGCGGGCGGCTACTCGGCGGGCTACTACTCCTACCTGTGGGCGGAGGTGCTCGACGCCGACGGCTTCGACTGGTTTAGGCAGGTGGAGGCCGCGGGGCTTGGCTCCTCGCCGGTGGCGGCGCGCGCGGCCGGTCGCCGCTTCCGCGAGCTGGTGCTGTCCCGCGGCGCGTCCGCGGACTACAATCAGGCCTTCGAGAACCTGCGCGGCCGCGAGAAGGACGTCCACGCGCTGCTGCGCCGACGCGGGCTCGCGGGCGCGATGTAG